One window from the genome of Hydra vulgaris chromosome 02, alternate assembly HydraT2T_AEP encodes:
- the LOC136076208 gene encoding zinc finger MYM-type protein 1-like → MKRTYPSGVSKLKISKVKKAAPQKGRQTLFDVGITTTPKTSDALYTSSTKQKYDGSIQSSVSGNSAGSIKKLATFEDCQISGSDNTSTRTTISDGPALLQPFDIGEFETENFSPSQLEKFVMAGHIPFPLDMPKDNGNHIFPMSVLKSRMPNGESFSRDRLVFSPAKTALFCFPCRLFLPRNQLPHMTSSLAMIGGWGYEKKWKNLISRIPEHEHSKIHKQCYIQWRELEARMKTDQSIEHLMNRQILNEADTWRKILERILDKILLLDKGQRLQAHYLSNRSQNEFIGLCAAEVRRQIIEECKSAKYFSIMVDATPDVSHTEQSSFVIRYVHEKEPGKYLIDERFLIFADCAKKTGSDIAELILETLETLKICFEDCRGQGYDNRVNMSGKYKGVQAILQKKNPLSVFSPCGCHSLNSCGQNAASSCTDAETFFGTVQTVYTIFSASPQRWKILQKRLHGVSLHGQSGTRWTERLDSIRPFYNHLSPIIKPLKEVKSLNLTPKAKTEIRGALKYMSSFKCVLMSGIWLKVLTLIDRCNQVIQARKATIDIEVENIEALISQLKSVWEEWPTILEEAKLVADVAKISSEFPIHRKVKRKSFFWEQIKGDEQITELTEAESGEEATFRRTVFYHIFDSVIGGLTARFTAIQEILSIFSFLWKYQKLSEAEIKSACSHFSQKYSCDVTENVKNCFT, encoded by the exons atgaaacgcACGTATCCATCTGGTGtatcaaagttaaaaatcagtaaagtaaaaaaagcgGCTCCACAAAAAGGAAGGCAAACATTATTTGATGTTGGAATTACAACTACTCCTAAAACATCAGATGCCCTTTACACTAGCTCAACGAAGCAAAAATATGACGGTAGTATCCAATCTTCTGTTTCTGGTAATAGTGCTGGCAGTATAAAGAAATTAGCCACTTTTGAAGACTGTCAAATTAGTGGTAGTGATAATACTTCTACAAGGACCACTATCAGTGATGGACCAGCATTGTTGCAGCCATTTGACATTGGTGAATTTGAAACAGAAAATTTCTCCCCTTCTCAGCTGGAAAAGTTTGTCATGGCTGGTCACATTCCTTTCCCACTGGATATGCCAAAAGATAATGGAAATCACATATTTCCAATGTCAGTTTTGAAAAGCAGAATGCCGAATGGGGAATCCTTCTCGCGGGATCGGCTTGTATTTAGCCCAGCAAAGACAGCATTGTTTTGTTTTCCATGCCGATTATTTTTACCTAGAAATCAACTTCCACACATGACTTCATCCCTTGCAATGATTGGAGGATGGGGATATGAAAAGAAGTGGAAGAATCTCATCAGTCGAATTCCTGAACATGAGCATTCGAAAATCCATAAACAATGCTACATTCAGTGGCGTGAATTGGAAGCTCGAATGAAAACTGATCAGTCAATTGAACATTTGATGAATCGCCAAATTCTCAATGAAGCTGACACCTGGAGAAAAATCTTGGAACGAATCTTGGATAAGATTCTGTTGTTG GACAAGGGTCAACGTCTTCAGGCGCATTACTTGTCAAATCGTtctcaaaatgaatttattggCCTTTGTGCAGCAGAGGTTCGCAGGCAAATTATAGAAGAGTGCAAGTCTGCaaagtatttttcaattatgGTTGATGCCACTCCTGATGTGAGCCATACTGAACAAAGTTCGTTTGTCATTCGATATGTACATGAAAAAGAACctggaaaatatttaattgatgaGCGGTTTTTGATCTTTGCAGATTGTGCCAAGAAGACTGGATCTGATATTGCGGAATTAATTCTGGAAACTttggaaacattaaaaatttgttttgaagaCTGCCGTGGCCAAGGCTATGACAATAGAGTCAACATGTCAGGAAAATATAAGGGTGTTCAAGCAATCCTACAAAAGAAGAACCCATTGTCTGTATTCTCACCCTGTGGTTGTCATTCATTGAATTCGTGTGGACAGAATGCTGCCTCAAGCTGTACAGATGCTGAGACTTTCTTTGGAACTGTTCAAACCGTATATACGATCTTTTCTGCTAGTCCGCAACGCTGGAAAATATTGCAAAAGAGACTTCACGGTGTGTCTTTGCATGGACAATCAGGAACACGATGGACTGAGAGACTTGACAGCATTCGCCCTTTCTATAATCACTTGAGCCCAATCATTAAACCTTTGAAAGAAGTTAAGAGCTTGAATCTCACGCCTAAAGCAAAAACTGAGATTAGAGGTGCCCTAAAATATATGAGCTCTTTCAAATGTGTTCTCATGTCTGGAATTTGGCTGAAAGTTCTCACATTGATTGACCGCTGCAACCAGGTCATTCAGGCAAGAAAAGCAACTATTGATATTGAGGTGGAAAATATTGAAGCATTGATTAGTCAACTCAAATCTGTTTGGGAGGAATGGCCTACAATTTTAGAAGAAGCCAAGTTAGTTGCAGATGTTGCAAAAATCAGTTCTGAATTTCCAATCCACAGAAAAGTGAAacgcaaaagttttttttgggaGCAAATTAAAGGTGATGAACAAATTACGGAATTAACAGAAGCAGAATCAGGAGAGGAGGCAACATTTCGGAGAACGgttttttatcacatttttgaTTCTGTAATTGGTGGACTTACTGCACGTTTCACAGCAATTCAAGAAATCCTTTCTATATTCTCTTTTTTGTGGAAGTATCAAAAACTGTCTGAAGCAGAAATCAAGAGTGCTTGCTCACATTTTTCGCAAAAATATTCTTGTGATGTGACCGAAAATGTGAAGAATTGCTTCACATAA